From one Rhodothermia bacterium genomic stretch:
- a CDS encoding tail fiber protein, with the protein MEEYIGEIRMFAGSYEPKNWMWCDGRTLQIRDYQALFSIIGTIYGGDGVSTFNLPNLKGRTPIGALGQYPIGMSLGSDTVTLTPDNMPSHTHAATAKVKVSGQAAAQSSPKDAYWAKNAGDLEYGASPTTGATIATDAATTTLGPTGQGKPFGIQQPYMIIGFMIAVQGNYPPRS; encoded by the coding sequence ATGGAAGAATACATTGGCGAAATCCGGATGTTTGCCGGCAGCTATGAACCAAAAAACTGGATGTGGTGTGATGGGCGCACCCTTCAAATTCGGGATTATCAAGCCCTTTTTAGTATCATTGGCACGATATATGGCGGAGACGGTGTCTCAACCTTCAATCTTCCCAATCTAAAGGGCCGTACCCCCATTGGTGCACTTGGGCAATATCCCATTGGAATGAGTTTGGGTAGCGATACCGTAACGCTTACTCCTGATAATATGCCATCCCATACCCATGCTGCCACAGCAAAAGTGAAAGTAAGTGGACAAGCAGCAGCTCAGTCTTCCCCCAAAGATGCTTATTGGGCCAAGAATGCGGGTGATCTTGAATATGGAGCCAGCCCTACAACTGGAGCAACCATCGCTACCGATGCCGCCACAACGACTTTAGGGCCAACAGGGCAGGGAAAACCGTTCGGGATTCAGCAGCCCTATATGATTATTG
- a CDS encoding phage tail protein, which yields MEPLLGEIRMFAGNFAPEGWAICDGRKLPIRQNQALFSLLGNAFGGDGTTDFALPDLRGRAPMHIGNGHQRAEAKGDASIAFNNSHVPLHTHPVESQTPPLLAAAPNAPTNGTIGVKCKDTAGGTLTQMPDKAYPGNASFSKNDNCYAMTRDAADYLGANATTVDVSTEGGKKPVNNMIPSLSVCFIIALKGIYPPRS from the coding sequence ATGGAACCTCTATTAGGTGAAATACGCATGTTCGCAGGGAATTTTGCTCCAGAAGGCTGGGCAATATGCGACGGGCGAAAACTGCCTATCCGGCAAAATCAAGCCCTATTCTCACTTCTGGGCAATGCCTTTGGTGGAGATGGGACAACAGACTTTGCATTACCAGACCTTCGCGGACGTGCGCCAATGCACATCGGCAATGGACATCAAAGAGCTGAAGCAAAAGGTGATGCCTCCATTGCCTTTAATAACAGCCATGTTCCGCTCCATACCCATCCAGTTGAAAGCCAAACCCCACCATTATTGGCTGCCGCACCAAATGCTCCAACAAATGGAACAATCGGGGTGAAATGCAAAGACACCGCTGGAGGAACGTTAACACAAATGCCCGACAAAGCCTATCCGGGAAACGCCAGTTTTTCCAAAAACGACAATTGCTATGCAATGACCAGAGATGCCGCAGACTATCTGGGAGCCAATGCGACCACGGTTGACGTCAGTACTGAAGGCGGGAAAAAACCTGTGAACAACATGATTCCCTCTTTATCGGTCTGTTTCATCATTGCCCTTAAGGGTATCTATCCTCCACGCTCTTAA
- a CDS encoding response regulator, with translation MNEIKSRLFINVAHEIRTPLTVITEPIRIFLNKYEDKLSTSDIWLFKTALNNGNRVLELVNQILQIARLEAGMIQLDLHEFSIVSILKDWIYGNFKGMAEMKKIELRLDMPEHEIIAEVDIGKIHTILSNIIQNALNYSPANSIVTVSVKVFTKENTLQISVTDQGAGIKKEELAQIFSWYYRSPEHADSTGTGIGLSLSKELSKAMQGDLVVESERGVGSTFTLTLPIKIKSDETKVLSVTQVAQEQAGKEVKEESKAVSDHKPLILIVEDNEDIAGLLVHYFSDCYRVVSAKNGEEALLLAKSKLPDLVITDVMMPIMDGWQFIEKFRQSKVFRAIPVIVLTARADAEGFHQSVASGADAYIPKPFSVEAVALQVKNLLQLQAEIALNIQTHQILPSQEEATSKFTTDGHDDAMLEAFNAYVLGHLDQPDLDVNAIAEHLGMSRSVLFRRLSNLIHTSPKQYITRLRMEQAMKLLKAGVPVVQVTFAVGYQSHAGFSKAFKSHFGISPSEV, from the coding sequence TAACAGTTATTACGGAACCGATACGTATTTTTTTAAATAAGTACGAAGATAAACTTTCTACATCCGATATTTGGTTGTTTAAAACAGCACTTAATAATGGAAATAGGGTTTTAGAATTGGTGAACCAGATTCTTCAAATCGCACGTTTAGAAGCGGGAATGATTCAACTTGATTTACACGAATTTTCGATAGTTAGTATTCTAAAAGATTGGATTTATGGTAATTTTAAAGGTATGGCAGAAATGAAAAAAATTGAACTTCGTTTAGACATGCCTGAACACGAAATTATTGCAGAGGTAGATATTGGAAAGATCCATACCATTTTATCGAATATTATTCAAAATGCGCTGAACTATAGCCCTGCCAATTCTATTGTCACCGTAAGTGTTAAGGTTTTTACAAAGGAAAATACGTTACAGATTTCGGTCACTGATCAAGGTGCGGGAATTAAAAAGGAAGAGTTAGCTCAAATTTTTTCGTGGTATTACCGCTCTCCGGAACATGCAGATTCAACAGGAACTGGAATTGGCTTGTCCTTGTCCAAAGAATTGTCTAAAGCGATGCAAGGGGACTTGGTTGTAGAAAGCGAACGTGGTGTTGGCTCCACCTTCACATTGACCTTGCCCATAAAAATCAAGAGTGACGAAACCAAGGTCTTGTCTGTCACACAAGTTGCTCAAGAACAAGCGGGGAAGGAGGTGAAAGAAGAATCTAAAGCAGTGTCTGACCATAAGCCCCTCATTTTGATTGTAGAAGACAATGAAGACATTGCAGGGCTGCTTGTCCACTATTTTTCTGACTGTTATCGTGTAGTAAGTGCAAAGAATGGAGAGGAGGCACTTCTTTTGGCCAAGTCAAAACTTCCAGATTTGGTGATTACGGATGTGATGATGCCGATCATGGATGGTTGGCAATTCATAGAAAAATTTCGTCAGTCCAAGGTATTCAGAGCGATTCCGGTGATTGTTTTAACGGCAAGAGCTGATGCAGAGGGATTCCACCAGAGTGTGGCGTCGGGTGCAGATGCCTACATCCCCAAACCCTTCTCCGTTGAGGCCGTTGCGCTCCAAGTAAAAAACCTATTACAGCTACAAGCGGAAATTGCACTTAATATCCAAACCCATCAAATCTTGCCCTCTCAAGAAGAGGCCACGTCTAAATTTACAACAGATGGACATGATGACGCAATGTTGGAAGCTTTTAATGCCTATGTCCTCGGTCATTTAGATCAACCCGATTTAGATGTCAATGCGATCGCCGAGCATTTGGGGATGAGTAGAAGCGTCTTGTTCCGGCGGTTGAGCAACCTTATCCACACGTCGCCAAAACAGTATATCACTCGCTTAAGAATGGAGCAGGCCATGAAGTTGCTGAAGGCAGGTGTACCCGTCGTACAAGTTACGTTTGCAGTGGGCTACCAGAGTCATGCTGGCTTCTCAAAAGCGTTTAAGAGTCATTTTGGGATTAGCCCCTCCGAGGTTTGA